The sequence TTCTGTTGTAAAGTACGATGTTCCTTCCGAAGTTTTAAGAGAAATTCCTGATACCCATTTACCGCATCTTCTTCCAGATATACGGAAAAAACAGCAGCTACCTCATTTGCATTTAACCCGTTCAGTTCAGGATACTTTCTTGTTTCTCCTTGTTTTTCTTCTAGTACCGGAAACTCTATGTCATGTTCAAAAATTTTTTTCGCAAGTATGACTGATGCTTCGTTTCTTGCATCTGTTGTTGTAAAAGCAGATAATTCCTTCATCCAATTCAGACATAAAAATGTAAACCTGTCACAAACAGGGTATTCAAGTAAGTTCCTACCAACAGATTTTCTATTGTCTGCCCATTCCATTTTATTTCCATACAGTTCTTTCTCCTTTCTTCTGCTGACTCTTAATATACAAGATCACCTGGAATGTCATATTCTCTCCACTTCACACTCAGACATTTGGCAACTTTTTCTTCCAGTTCCACCATAGCTCTACCAGATACCCCTTTACTCTGAGCAAGAAAAAGAATTTCTCCAATCCCACAATACACTTCGTATGCCGTACATGGTACATCACCAAAGGTTGCTTTATAACGATCCACAATCTCTGCAACATTCTTTTTTCCAAACCCTTGTTTTGTCATGATTCCGATTATGGTATTGACCGGATACTCTATGGAAATAGCACACAATTTTTCCACAGTTCCTTTCAATGCATTTTTATAGCATTCGAAGGTCGAAAGCAGATTTTCTGTAAACTGTTGAAATTCTACGGAATTATTATGTCGCATCCGCATATCCGAACCCAATGCAATCTTTCGTTTTCCTTCCATCAGGCTGTAAAAGATATTCGCACCTGATGCTGCTACATCAGAAGATGTAATGCGTATAGTCGCTGTGAGCTTTTCCTTTACCTGCTTTCCATACTTTTCCATGATTTCTTCATACACCTCTTCCAACCGCTTGTCTTCAATCTGCCAAGTTGCTGATACCATAGTCTGGTCTGCATAGCCCTCTAAAAAGGTGCTCTTTTTATACTCTCCGCGTATGTAAACACTGGCAAGCATAAATACTTCTGGTAAGGGATATACTTGATACCCATTTTTTTCCGCAGAGTGTACTGCACGTACCTTTCCTTCTGAAACACGAAGTAATGCTTTCCCTTTAGCAACTTTCAGACACTGATTCAATATTTCTGCAAGTACGGCAGGCCTTACATTTGACAATGCTGCACCGCTGATTCGTGCCCTGTTTTCTAAAGTCGAGATTGCAGAACTTCCCAACTGGTAAACTTCTTCCTTATCCGTTTTCAGCAAAAGGTGTGAATGGTTTTTTGTATCTTTTAATACTTCCATACAGATACATTCATCCTCACCTTTAGGACTTTCTAATAGTTGTCCTACTTCATATACACGCAGTTTTTTACTTGGAACTTCAAACCATATTGCATGCTTTTCAACCTGTTCCAGATATCGATGCAGTTCCACTTCTTTCGAAAATGATTTTGAGAAACTGTCTGCAAACCATCGTCCCGTAGGTGTATTATGCAATTTCAGGCAAATCTTCCATCCACCGTCTACTGACCGGAACTGATAGCCTTCCCGTTTCATGTGTTCTATTTCCTCCTTACTTGGCAGACTCCCTTCCCATAGAATACTTGTCTGCATACATTCGCCTCCTTCCATTTGGCTGATATACAAAAATCTCTCTGTTCCGTATAAAATACAACTGGTAATTTTCCAGACAAAGAAAAACATCAAGTCCTGTCTGTTCCTGTACTTTCTGCAGCCTGTCGATTTCTTTCTCATCATTTAAAATCTTTTTCATAGGAAGATAGCCTTCCCCTTCTTTTTCTTCCTTCTTTCCCACTGGAAAAAGGTGCATTCCCTGATACAGCAGACACTCCTTCGAATTTGAAACTGCCTTATTTTTCTGTTCGAGGATTGTAGCAATGCATTTCTTCAGATAATCCGGTATTGTCCATCCTGTCAAGACTTCAAAACAAGTTTCCACTGATTCCCGGTCTTTACTGTTCTGATGTATCTTTAAAAGATCAGCTGCAATTCCGGTAATTTCAAAATCTGCTTCTTCTAAAATATCTGCCAGCACTGTGTCTGCATCCTGAATGACCGCTTCATCGTTCATCTGCTTTTCTAAAAAAGTAAGTGTTTCAAATAATCTTCCTGTTTTCTGTTGTTTTCTTAGCTGCTCTACATCGTTCCTTTGACACATTCCTTTTTCTCCTTTCTTTTCGTTTTTTCATGTGTTCCTCCTTTCACGCACAAAAAAAGACACAAAGAAGAACCATTGTCTTTTTGTGTCTGTCTATCTATGCGTTTTAAAACGATTGTTAAAAGTTCTCTTCCGGAAACAAATCCGGAACAAAATTTGACTTATGGAAATCATTATATTGTTTCCATATAAAATGAAGTCACCTAAAGATTAACACAATATATAGTATGTGTCAATCTCTCTATGTGCATATTTAGTATTTAACATGAAACTTCTTTCTTATCCCATATACTTGCCTAATTTTTCCCATTCAGGAGCAGAGGCATTCAGCATCTGCTCCTTTTCGTTCAACTACTCTCGTAGTCTTCTGTGATATCATTTCTTTGAACCAATACAATCTTGTTCTCCTCATCATAATATCGACAGACAATCTCTTTTCTTCTATATCCGCCCATGTCATCTGACACTCCAAAAGAAATTTGATATTCACCGTCTTCTTTGTCAAGGCGATTTATCATGTACTCCGGCTCCATACATGCGATTACCCAGTCCTGATCTTCTGAAACAACACATTCTTTGGAATACTCAATCATTGCGTTTCTATAATCCCATCCTTCTTCCGGTGGCAGCGTATGTTCATCTGCGTTTCCTGAATATCGGATAAAATAGTCATTTTTCAAATCCAAATAGTAGAACCAGTCGCTGTTTTTGTATACAAACTTCTCTGCGATTGAATTTAATACATGTTCCTTATCGCTGTTTCCAAATACAACATATATTTTGTCTTCTCGCCCTGGCAAGTATAAGATCTTAATCTGGATCCATTCAAACTGCTTATTTTCTTTTTCAAAACGTAAATCCAAACTCTGCTCCTTTTTTAGTGCTGCCATTTCTTTCAAATGTTTGATTTCAAAAAATTCAAGCAACTCCTGTCTTTCTGATTCTATATCCAACTGCTCTAACATTTTGGGCAACTGATCCGCTAGTTGAAGCGTATTGTCTTGATACAATTGTGTTTGAACGCCCATCGTCTTCAAAACCTGCACTTTTTCAGTGAGCAGATCAACTTCTAAAATTGCTTTATATAAATTAATAAAAGCATCTAAAATTGCATTTTTTTCTTTTGCAAGCAAAGACATTTGTTTCTTTGATTCAATATCATAAGTGATAAACAATATTTTTTTTAAATTTCCTGTCTTTACATAAAGAGCTTTTCCTTCCACCCATGTATACGTATCAAAACGTGTTTTCGTACGAAATTCTATTTTAACAATTTGATTCTCTTCTACAATCTGTGTAAGTCCTCTCTCAGAAAATACTGCCTCCACTTTCTGTATATCATCAGGATGCACGAATCTTGAAATGACAGAGAAGATATCTGTCTCCTCTGTTATTTCCGAATATTTATCTTTTCTATAAAAAATAGTGCGGATTGTGAGGTCGACTGCATCTATCTCAAATAGTTCATCACACATCTCTATGAAATAAGGAGAATACATTTTCAATTTTTTCAAATCAACAACCTTGTGTTTGTCATCCTCCCGGATTTCCAACTCCATCTGCTCTGTTACATCTTTATGAAATCCTTTTATTCTTACTCCCGCTTTATACGATTCATCCCTGAAAGCACCACATCGAACAAAAGTCCATCCTTTTTTCGGATGATACCAAGGATATCGCGCTTCTGTTGTATAATTTTTTTTCAGATTATTTATAGCTTCTTCTATCATCTGAACGTAGGTAGAATCAATTCTTTCAAACCAAAATTGATGCATCTCTTCCGGTGACATTTCCTTGTCATTCCCCATGATCAAATGCATCATCGGATCTCCATACATTCTCGGCTGTCCTTCTTCGGGATACTCAATGACCCAGAAACCAACTTTCATCTTGCTGATAATATCTGTTTTATCAATGATATCCATCAGCATATCCTGATTCTTAAGAAATTCCATTTATCCTCCATTCTGTAAGTTATTTCTTTTCACTCACAAATTAAGACTTTCATCTTATAACTAACCTACCATATTATATACACTTCAAGAGAAAACTTCAAGTAAAGAAAAAGGACAGAACTTACACATTCCACCCTTTTCTCACAGTACTCTACAGCATCTCAATAAACGCTGCAATCCTTGTATTCAATTGACCAATATCTGCCTGTGAGTAATCTGTCTCCACGCTGATATATGGAATATTCTTTTTCTCGTTTACAAATCTGCGGATTCCAAGCGACTCCACATTATATGTGTGACAGGCCTGCAATATCATCTCCACAACACCGTCTACCTTGTATTCATCAATCAGTCTTCCGAGCAGCTCTAAACGATTTGGATTCGGTGTCATCACAGAACATCCTATATTTAGATATCGTCTTGCCAGAGCATCATAGATATCCGGATTCTCTTCATCTACCAGCTTATCAATAGATTTTGCACCTGTACAGCTTTCGTATGTAACAACGATTCCGCCATTCTCCTCGATTGCTTTGATGACCTTTTCTGTCGCTCCGCCAATTGGACATCCGGTCACAAGAATACGCGGTTTCTTTTCTTCCATCTTCCCTTCTGCATACTCCTGATTGATCTTAGCGACAAGTGCGTCAACTTCTGCCGGAATCTGAGAACGGTCAAACTTGAATGTACTTCCATACAATACCTTAAAAAGATCATGACCTTTGATCGGAGCCGGATCATGTTTCATTACTTCATACAGCCTTTTTAAAGAACGTCTTCCTGCATTATTCATCTTCACCGCATCACGAATCTGCTCTTCTGTAATCGTAGTGTTGAATTTTTTCTCTAAATATTCTTTGAATTTGATAATCTCTTTCTTCCAAAGCTCTAATGCATCCTCACTTTGCGAGTTTGGAAGTTCCATCAGGTATACATCTTTGAATTCTGACATATATTCATACATTTTCTTTTTCCCATCACAGGTTGTCTCCCCGACAACAACATCAGAAAAATAGAAGAACGGACATTTATCTGTCTTTGCAAAACCATAACTGGATTTGATCAATGGACATAAGTTTTTCGGCAAATCTTTTTCTGCTTCTGAAATAGTCTCGTCAGACGTAGAACATAATCCCACTGTTGCAGCGCCCATTGCAAGTGCAATCTCCTGCGGAAAATAGGTACAATAAGCCCCCACAACCGGAACACCTTTGTCTTTTAATTCTTTTACTGCCAAAAATGAATTTTTTCTCTGTTCTGCAAATTCCTCAAATACTTCTGGTAATTCTTTAATAATTTCCATGATTTTTTCCCTCTCTTGTGCTGAAATCTTATAAAATGATTGTAGCAAAACGGAATTTTCAAAGCAAATAGAATTTCCCGATAAATCTATAGGAATTTTGAATATATTTTTACATTCTCGTATTCATTTTTTCAGAATGACTTTCCATACAAAATATGTTAAAATAAAGAAAAAACCAAAGAAAGGATTGCCTATTAAGGACAAAAGAGAAAATGATGTATCAATTATTTAACAACTATTTGAATACCACTCAGCTGATCATGACCGGTATTCTCTTTACGTTTTTCATTACATTTCTCGCGCTGAAGTTTCCACTTCCTTTTTTGCCGGTGGATCAGGGACGCGAGTTTGCAATCAACGGAAAACTTTCAAAAGGAAAGATTCGAGGCGTGGGATTGACTTTTGTACTCTGTTTTATCATCAGTAGTATATTGTTTCTGCCAATTGACCGTGAGTATATCATCTATCTGATATTACTTTTCTGCGTCATGCTAAGCGGATATCTGGATGATGCAGCGGACACCCCATGGAGTGATTACAAAAAGGGATTCATAGACCTGATCATCTCAATCGTGACTATGCTGACATTCGTAAATTATAATACTACGGTGATCCACTTTTTCGAGACAGAACTTGTCATTCCGAAAGCGGTGTATGTCATACTTGGAATTATTTTGATCTGGGTATCGATCAATGTGACAAACTGCTCTGACGGAGTGGACGGACTTTGCGCAAGTCTGTGTACTGTATCACTGATTTCTTTCAGTTTGATCTTTAAAGATGTACTTGGTATGTATACAAATGCAAACTTCTTATTTGTCGCAGTTTTACTTGCCTATTTGTATTTCAACACCTCTCCGAGCAGTATGCTTATGGGAGATGCCGGATCGCGTGCGCTTGGGTTTTATCTTGCAATCATCACAGTCAAATCAGGACATCCATTCCTTTACATCCTGCTGGCAGCAGTGTTAATTGTTGACGGTGGACTAGGACTTGTGAAGATATTTTTAAAACGTTTTTTAAAAATATCAATTTTAAAAAATACTCGTACTCCGATTCATGACCACTTGAGAAAAAATCACAACTGGTCTGATACGCAAGTCGTAATTCGATTTATTATCATCCAAGTGATTTGCTCTGTACTTGCATTTCTTTTGCTTGTATAACGTATATAAAAAAATAGAATGTGACCACATTGGCACATTCTATTTTTTCTATTTGCGTTTTCCCTCCAGCGTCTGCTCAATGATATTTTTCATCATATCTTCATTCAGAGCGCCACTCACATATCCAAAAACATTCCCCTCTCGGTCAATCATAAACGTAGTAGGGAAAGAGGAAATCCCATATTCCGAGAAAAGATCTCCGGTTGTATCCATAAGTGTCGGATACGTATAACCACTTTCATCTAAAAATGCTTTAATGCCTGCTTCATCTTTTTCCTGGCCTAGTCCGGGTGCAGCTACACCTAGAATGATGACAGCATTGTCCCCTTCCGTCTCATAGGTCTCATAAAGCTTTTGAATATCCGGCATCTCGCTTCGGCACGGTCCACACCAGGTAGCCCAAAAGTTCAAAAATACAGTCTTTCCTTTATAATCAGAAAGCGTATGCTCATTTCCGAACTGATCTTTCAGTGTAAAATCAATTGCCGGAACGACAGTTTCTTTGGATTCCTCTTCCTTATTTTCTTCTTTGTCTTCCGACGCATCCTCTGATTCCTTCTCTGTCTCTTCCTGTGATTCTAAATTTGCATTTGTGCCTCCGGACAAGTAGCCGGTAAATGCATTCATTTTTCCGGTAAACATCAAAACACCCATCAGGATCATCAGCGCGCCACCTACTTTTACCGTGTATTTGACTACATTCATATGACTTTTAAAAAATTCCAAAAGCGTTGTTGTGAACAGACCAACGGCAAGAAATGGAAGTACAAATCCTACCGTGTATACGCCGATTAACATAAAACCCATAACCTTTGTGTTTGCAGACGCCGCCATTAACAAAACACTGGTAAGCGCCGGACCCACGCATGGTGTCCACGCAAAGCTGAATGTAAATCCCATGATCAATGCAGTGAGCGGAGACATCGCCAGCTTGTCCAAATGAAATGGAAGTCTGCGCTCTTTTCCAAGCACACGGCTGTTTCCAAATACGCCAAGCTGATAGAACCCAAATAATACAATAATAACACCACCGATTCTGGCAAATAGCATCTGATTTTTATTTAAAAAACTTCCAAGTGCCGATACCCCAAGACCAAGCGCAAAAAAAGCAAAACTGACGCCTATGACAAAGCAGAGCGTATGAATCATTACTTTGCTTTTTTGATAGTGTATTTTCCCATCCGCTCCCCGTTTTCCTGTACCTCCTGACAGATAGCCGATATAAAGCGGAATCAACGGCAATACACATGGGGAGAAGAAACTAAGGAGTCCCTGAAAAAATACAGTTAATGCAGGAACACTGACATCCAGTGAAAAATTCATACTTTTCTATTCCTTTCCTGATATATTTGATTTTGAAACGGAGTTTTTAAACACCTCACGATCCAGCATCTTATTTTGATGTGCCACAATTGTTGTGCAGACTGCATCCCCGGTAATATTTACTGCAGTCCTTGTCATATCCAGAATTCGGTCAATTCCCATAATCAAGGCAATACCCTCCACCGGGAGATTCACTGAATTAAATACCATAGTAAGCGTAATCAGACCAACTCCTGGAACACCGGCTGTTCCGACTGATGCAAGCGTTGCTGTTCCGATGACTGTCATGTAATCCATCATATCCAACTGAATTCCAAATGCCTGTGCGACAAACACAACTGCAACTCCCTGCATGATCGCGGTTCCATCCATATTGATGGTCGCACCAAGCGGCACTGTAAAAGAAGAGATTTTTTTGGATACACCCATCTTTTTTGCCAACGCATCAATCGACAACGGAATCGTTGCATTGGATGTCGCTGTCGAAAAAGCAAACGCCATAACCGGAAAGAAGTTCTTGATAAAAATAATCGGATTCAAACCAGTAAAAATTTTAAGCATTCCAAGATAAACGATAAAACATTGCATCGCCAGTCCAACCAGTACTGCCAGCATATATTTTAACATCGGGATAAACGCATCAAATCCGATGCCCGCAAATGTCTTTGCAATCAAGCAGAATACACCAATCGGTGCAACTGCCATAACCATCATTGTCATTTCCATCATAATGTCATTGAACTGACCAAAGAAATTCGATACAGTCTCCACCCGATCTCCGAGCTTTGCAAGAATAATTCCCACAATTAGGGCGAATACAATAATCTGCAGCATCTCACCATTGGCAAGTGCAGAAAATGGGTTCGTCGGAATGATGTTTAGCAGCGTATCTGCAAAATTGGTTGCCTCTGCGCTTCCGACATCTTTTGCCGCCTCAATGGATGAGATATCCAACCCGATTCCCGGATCGATCACATTGGCAACCGAGAGCGCCAACGCAATCGCACAAGCAGTTGTAGCAAGGTAAAACAGCATTGTTTTTACGCCGACCTGTCCCAGTTTTTTTGTATCCCCGATAGACATACTTCCGCAGACAAGCGAACAAAACACAAGCGGTGCGACAAGCATCTGCATCAATCGAATGAAGCCTTGTCCTACTACATAGAATATTCCATTGATAATAATGTCATCTCGAATCTGCCCAGACGGCACAAAATAGTGCAGAAGAACACCTGCAATCGCGCCAAGAATCAGACTTATGAAAATACGTGTGGTCAATCCAACCTTTTTCTTCTCTGTTTTACTCATCCCGTGTACCTCCATAATTCTCTTTCAAAAATATTTTTAGAGACTCCCTCCACTCTGGCATCTCCTGCATATTCAAAATTCGTAAAATAAAATTATCGAGCACCGCATATGCCGGGCGGACAGAAGAAAATTCGGATTCCTTTGTCGGTACCGGCTGAATCGTCACGTCATGATCTGTCAACCTCAGAATCTCTTTTGCAAACTCGTACCGGCTGCAGGTTCCCTTCGCCGTAATATGGTAGGTGCCATATTCGTTGGTATCCATAAGTTCCAATAACAATCTTGC comes from Coprococcus phoceensis and encodes:
- a CDS encoding double-cubane-cluster-containing anaerobic reductase; its protein translation is MEIIKELPEVFEEFAEQRKNSFLAVKELKDKGVPVVGAYCTYFPQEIALAMGAATVGLCSTSDETISEAEKDLPKNLCPLIKSSYGFAKTDKCPFFYFSDVVVGETTCDGKKKMYEYMSEFKDVYLMELPNSQSEDALELWKKEIIKFKEYLEKKFNTTITEEQIRDAVKMNNAGRRSLKRLYEVMKHDPAPIKGHDLFKVLYGSTFKFDRSQIPAEVDALVAKINQEYAEGKMEEKKPRILVTGCPIGGATEKVIKAIEENGGIVVTYESCTGAKSIDKLVDEENPDIYDALARRYLNIGCSVMTPNPNRLELLGRLIDEYKVDGVVEMILQACHTYNVESLGIRRFVNEKKNIPYISVETDYSQADIGQLNTRIAAFIEML
- a CDS encoding phospho-N-acetylmuramoyl-pentapeptide-transferase, with amino-acid sequence MMYQLFNNYLNTTQLIMTGILFTFFITFLALKFPLPFLPVDQGREFAINGKLSKGKIRGVGLTFVLCFIISSILFLPIDREYIIYLILLFCVMLSGYLDDAADTPWSDYKKGFIDLIISIVTMLTFVNYNTTVIHFFETELVIPKAVYVILGIILIWVSINVTNCSDGVDGLCASLCTVSLISFSLIFKDVLGMYTNANFLFVAVLLAYLYFNTSPSSMLMGDAGSRALGFYLAIITVKSGHPFLYILLAAVLIVDGGLGLVKIFLKRFLKISILKNTRTPIHDHLRKNHNWSDTQVVIRFIIIQVICSVLAFLLLV
- a CDS encoding redoxin family protein, giving the protein MNFSLDVSVPALTVFFQGLLSFFSPCVLPLIPLYIGYLSGGTGKRGADGKIHYQKSKVMIHTLCFVIGVSFAFFALGLGVSALGSFLNKNQMLFARIGGVIIVLFGFYQLGVFGNSRVLGKERRLPFHLDKLAMSPLTALIMGFTFSFAWTPCVGPALTSVLLMAASANTKVMGFMLIGVYTVGFVLPFLAVGLFTTTLLEFFKSHMNVVKYTVKVGGALMILMGVLMFTGKMNAFTGYLSGGTNANLESQEETEKESEDASEDKEENKEEESKETVVPAIDFTLKDQFGNEHTLSDYKGKTVFLNFWATWCGPCRSEMPDIQKLYETYETEGDNAVIILGVAAPGLGQEKDEAGIKAFLDESGYTYPTLMDTTGDLFSEYGISSFPTTFMIDREGNVFGYVSGALNEDMMKNIIEQTLEGKRK
- a CDS encoding dicarboxylate/amino acid:cation symporter: MSKTEKKKVGLTTRIFISLILGAIAGVLLHYFVPSGQIRDDIIINGIFYVVGQGFIRLMQMLVAPLVFCSLVCGSMSIGDTKKLGQVGVKTMLFYLATTACAIALALSVANVIDPGIGLDISSIEAAKDVGSAEATNFADTLLNIIPTNPFSALANGEMLQIIVFALIVGIILAKLGDRVETVSNFFGQFNDIMMEMTMMVMAVAPIGVFCLIAKTFAGIGFDAFIPMLKYMLAVLVGLAMQCFIVYLGMLKIFTGLNPIIFIKNFFPVMAFAFSTATSNATIPLSIDALAKKMGVSKKISSFTVPLGATINMDGTAIMQGVAVVFVAQAFGIQLDMMDYMTVIGTATLASVGTAGVPGVGLITLTMVFNSVNLPVEGIALIMGIDRILDMTRTAVNITGDAVCTTIVAHQNKMLDREVFKNSVSKSNISGKE